The Pseudonocardia broussonetiae DNA segment GCCGAGGGAGACTACGTCGTCGTGCCGACCTCGACGATCCACCGCTGGACCGTCGCCGAGGGCGACGAGCTGCGGATGCTGGTCGTCTCGGCCGTCGGGCACATCGACCCGCCGGCGCGCTACCTCTCGGCCCGCGGCCAGTTCCTCGAGGGCACCCCCTACTGCGAGCTCGACGTCCGCCGGCCCACCGAGCTGGTCACGGGCGAGGGCACCGACGTCGGGGTCGTCGTGCGCACCCGCACCGGCCTGACCCGCCACGTCCACCGCCACCACCCCTTCGACGTCGTCGGGTGGCACGGCGGGATGTACCCGTGGTCGTTCAACATCGCCGACTTCGAGCCGGTCACCGGGCGGCTGCACCAGCCGCCGCCCGCGCACCAGATCCTCGAGGCCCCGGGGTTCGTGGTGTGCAACTTCGTGCCCCGGCTGCTCGACTACCACCCCGACGCGGTCCCGATCCCGCCGTTCCACTCCAACGTCGACAGCGACGAGGTGCTGTTCTACGCCAAGGGCTCCGCCACCACCCGGCGCGGCACCGGCGTCGGCGTCGGGTCGATCACCGTGCACCCCGCCGGCTTCATCCACGGCCCGCACCCCGGCAACGTCGAGCGCGCGC contains these protein-coding regions:
- a CDS encoding homogentisate 1,2-dioxygenase — protein: MPHFTRVGEVPRKRHTVFRQPDGSLYREELVGEDGFVGDTSLLYHRHPPSALTAIEAVQGPDETLVPNDPMAPLHLALHELPLKGDAVLDRVLLLGNDDLLISYAVATTDSTLHKNSVGDELVYVESGQGVFESTFGRLEVAEGDYVVVPTSTIHRWTVAEGDELRMLVVSAVGHIDPPARYLSARGQFLEGTPYCELDVRRPTELVTGEGTDVGVVVRTRTGLTRHVHRHHPFDVVGWHGGMYPWSFNIADFEPVTGRLHQPPPAHQILEAPGFVVCNFVPRLLDYHPDAVPIPPFHSNVDSDEVLFYAKGSATTRRGTGVGVGSITVHPAGFIHGPHPGNVERALGQERADEYQVMVDTHRPLLVGAAARRCADADYPFTWARLEGSAGA